In the genome of Lathyrus oleraceus cultivar Zhongwan6 chromosome 4, CAAS_Psat_ZW6_1.0, whole genome shotgun sequence, the window gtttatatgagagggaattggttctttgccgatgagttcacttcagtctctggaggttgctctgaactctgttagctcttctctcactatctttttcccttccagggtaataggaatagaattttcttttgtttcactgaaactctgaatttataacgtgatttttgtggacctgtgggctcaaatgagagaggcccaagtccaaaaattttctgttatatttatttatttatttattcatttattttttattattttttatttttattttatttttcatttttttattttttatttttttattttttttattttttattttaaacacgtgggcttcgcctagcgagcatgacagttcaagaaattcctctgagcgtaggtgattctggtggcttttcttgggactcgctaggcgacccattctgctcacctagcgagcatgacagctcatgaacaaacttttgctccttcaagattaacgttttgactgacgaatagaccccatttgaacctgttggaagtatctcaagccattcccttgtgttgaatgatcatctaaatagaacccacaaagtgtcttggatgatactcaagcttcaaacaaaagatgttagtgacacatttttgtgcttttggttagtaaacaaaagtaagagaaataatgatgtataattcaagcatgcttggtgatctcaaaccaatcacaaggagtcccacccaaaggcaaagggaaccaagatgctaaagatccttgaggcaatgcaaatgcaattttatgatgccatgagggatcttagggtcaaaattggggtcttacacgtTGAAGTTTAATTTCTCCGATgaggatataatggtgataaagGATTGTGAGATCCCAGGCCCAAATGAAGGACTAGAACCAGGATCTCGATGGAAGCTTGcgttcgatggttcctccaattatAATGGTCATGGAGTGGGAGTtgttttgatgaatccaaatggtggcTTTACCCCTTTCACAGCGAGGTTATGctttgattgtacgaataatgtcgcagaatatgaagcttgtatccttggTCTTGGAGCTGCAATTGATCTCCGAACCAAGAtccttgaggtgtatggagatTTAGCCTTGGTGATCTATCAGGTCAAAAGAGAATGGGAGACCCGTGATGTGAAGCATATCCCGTATCGTGCTCATGTTGTGAAGAtgataaaatactttgacgaTATCACTTTCCATCACATCCCGAGAGTAGAAAATCAAGTGGCTGACGCTCTGGCAACATTAAcatcaatgtaccaagtcagattccgTAATGAAGCTCCAGTTATTCGAATCAAGCGAAGAGATGAGCCTGCTTACTGTCAGCtgattgaagaagaaactgatgGTAAACCATGGTTTCATGATATCAAGCGATATATTCTAAGTCAAGAGAATCCAGAAGATGCTACATTATTGGATAAGAAAATGTCGAAGAGGTTATCATCcaaattctttctgagtaatgatgtgctttacaagagaaaccatgacatggttatgctaagatgcgtggatagacatgaagtagacatgttaatcaaggagatgcatgaaggatcctttggaactcatgctaatggacatgccatggccaagaagattttgagagtTGGCTATTATTGATTGACCATGGAGTCCGATTGTTTCAGCTATGCCAGAaaatgtcataagtgtcagatttatgctgacaaagtgcatgtaccgccaacactgttgaatgttttgacatcaccttgacctttctcaatgtggggcatcgacatgattggtgctatatgtcgcaacgcgaaaaacaaccggcgaaaaaaaaacagtttacagagccgccaccgacgctattcatcctatgacggaaaggaagcgctggactaacctaagaaagggaaaggaacggtc includes:
- the LOC127137379 gene encoding uncharacterized protein LOC127137379; this translates as MVIKDCEIPGPNEGLEPGSRWKLAFDGSSNYNGHGVGVVLMNPNGGFTPFTARLCFDCTNNVAEYEACILGLGAAIDLRTKILEVYGDLALVIYQVKREWETRDVKHIPYRAHVVKMIKYFDDITFHHIPRVENQVADALATLTSMYQVRFRNEAPVIRIKRRDEPAYCQLIEEETDGKPWFHDIKRYILSQENPEDATLLDKKMSKRLSSKFFLSNDLCQKMS